The following are encoded in a window of Nibricoccus aquaticus genomic DNA:
- a CDS encoding DUF6268 family outer membrane beta-barrel protein, which produces MSLIALPMISLGLATGGAQPASTTFRPALAEAYAFEYSWSGAADVERGQTVGEVSVHHTEGSFSGRLPLGEGTALSYGAAFSINQLEADGLLPLPDRLGELTVNLGVTHRFSQQWSGSAFVRPGFYSDLKDFSSDTFNVPLIAMANFVQSRDLVWIFGVGVNGFSDRVVMPIAGVRWKFAPEWTLNVGFPRLGVLWEADKRLSVFAGASVQGGSYRITENLGVPAAGVSRLANTYVSYREIRLGAGAKWAVTEKVSVSVEAGVMTDRRFEYFDRNYTLNGEAAPYAAISLDGRF; this is translated from the coding sequence GTGTCCTTAATCGCCTTGCCGATGATTTCGCTGGGGCTCGCCACGGGTGGCGCGCAGCCGGCGTCCACGACATTCCGGCCGGCGCTGGCGGAGGCGTATGCGTTCGAGTATTCTTGGTCGGGAGCGGCGGATGTGGAGCGCGGGCAGACCGTGGGCGAGGTGTCGGTGCATCACACTGAAGGGAGTTTCTCGGGGCGCCTGCCACTGGGTGAAGGCACGGCGCTGTCATATGGCGCGGCGTTTAGCATCAACCAGCTGGAGGCGGACGGGCTACTGCCGCTGCCGGACCGGCTGGGTGAGCTGACGGTGAATCTCGGGGTGACGCACCGGTTTTCGCAGCAGTGGAGCGGGTCGGCGTTTGTGCGGCCGGGTTTTTATAGCGATCTGAAGGATTTTTCGTCGGACACGTTTAACGTGCCGCTGATCGCGATGGCGAATTTCGTGCAGAGCCGGGATCTAGTGTGGATTTTCGGCGTGGGGGTGAATGGTTTTTCGGACAGAGTGGTCATGCCGATCGCGGGCGTGCGCTGGAAGTTCGCGCCGGAGTGGACGCTGAACGTTGGGTTTCCGCGACTGGGTGTGTTGTGGGAGGCGGACAAGCGGTTGTCGGTATTTGCGGGCGCGAGCGTGCAGGGCGGGAGCTATCGCATCACGGAAAATCTGGGCGTGCCGGCGGCGGGTGTGTCGCGGCTGGCGAACACGTATGTTTCTTATCGCGAGATCCGGCTCGGGGCGGGTGCGAAATGGGCGGTGACGGAAAAGGTCTCGGTATCGGTCGAGGCGGGCGTGATGACGGACCGGCGCTTCGAGTACTTCGACCGCAACTATACGTTGAACGGCGAAGCGGCTCCGTATGCGGCGATCAGTCTGGATGGGCGGTTCTGA
- a CDS encoding PAS domain S-box protein: MNLSRIYRQRTLLATALGSVASLSSGCTPGSAATGWSLALAGIAAASATTAFLVHRSSKKLRAQLEKHARELETSEERHRLLLAQASDAILVADADTGVIIEANHYASELLGWNATELVGHRHTTVHQNSERELVRRAFIEHGKRGGIVDEDTHVLHRSGERVPVNARSTLITAGSRRYMQVILRDLRPRLRAEEALRGSEARLRELFSNAPVAIIEEDFTEPALWLESLRAQNLPDLSDYLKKHPDELAAQFCRIRILSANPAALRVAGTPDLDSYRAHLSATITPSVLDAFRLELEAIWAGRTEVICELTFRRTDGSLNHGVMHWSVHTASGRPDLSRVVVAVSDLTPLRTAEARLREVEDRWELAVRGLNAGIFEQNYLTGETHLSDRWKEIIGYLPDEFPSHREAWQGRVHPDDRDRVLAALHSHLRHEKDCYDVDYRIRCKDGSYKWIEARGRAIFGPDGQPLRLIGAHADISDRKAAEAALRDGEARYRRLFEENPCPMWVYDLETLRFLAVNPAAVKHYGYTEAEFLAMTIFEIRPPDEVERLRKALSEWRGGQALPGLWLHRRKDGSLMLMNVTTHAHEFAGRPAVLTLVEDVTERQEADQRLRTSEARYRVLFEQSPVAIIEQDYSEVGVWLEGLRTAGVPDLATYLDQHPDELARMLTSVKIVDTNRETLRMVRASSKEELSANIHRVFTPDAYAARKQTFLALFAGKSEVEGEVTLLRLDGSPRRVFYRWWMPPLEQGDTISHTQIVLVDLTDIRTAEAELAAERERLRVTLRAMAEGLLTTDTEGVVQFMNEAAERMTGWTAGSAIGRHVDEISRLRHEKNLTHASLPLQRAIAEHRVIEFPLQTVLTGRNGLTCQVDGRCAPMHDLSGRAIGAVAVFRDVTERSRLEAELLRSSKLESIGILAGGIAHDFNNILTVVMGNVTLAMLDSTVNDAVGRWLEEAERGVLRARDLTQQLLTFAKGGDPVRKTVRLPEVVREAAEFGLHGSKVRCEFAISENLWAADVDKGQIGQVVQNLVINAVQAMPEGGVVRVSIANEKTGQRGAPGLLADGSYLRLSIADAGMGIRADHLARIFDPYFTTKQSGSGLGLATVYSIIRKHQGHVEVESELGKGTTFHIWLPAAPEAHPVPSETASPIVPMSGRLLFMDDEATICLMAKTLLTRLGFVVTTTPDGAAAVAAYKEAKASGDPFRLVIMDLTVPGGMGGLEAMHELLAIDPQVTAIVSSGYSSDPVMANYRKHGFRGMVPKPYKITDLARAIRTVLDQK, translated from the coding sequence ATGAACCTGTCCCGTATCTATCGGCAGCGGACTCTCTTGGCCACCGCCTTGGGATCGGTAGCCAGCCTTTCGAGCGGGTGTACCCCCGGCTCCGCAGCCACCGGCTGGAGCCTCGCCCTCGCCGGCATCGCCGCCGCCTCGGCCACCACCGCCTTTCTCGTCCACCGCTCCAGTAAGAAACTCCGGGCTCAACTCGAAAAACACGCCCGCGAGCTGGAGACCTCCGAAGAGCGCCACCGTCTCCTTCTCGCCCAGGCCAGCGACGCCATCCTCGTCGCCGATGCCGACACCGGCGTCATCATCGAAGCCAACCACTACGCCAGCGAACTCCTCGGCTGGAATGCCACCGAGCTTGTCGGCCATCGCCACACCACCGTTCACCAGAACAGCGAGCGCGAACTCGTCCGCCGCGCCTTCATCGAGCACGGCAAACGCGGCGGTATCGTGGATGAAGATACACACGTCCTCCACCGCTCCGGCGAACGCGTGCCTGTCAACGCCCGCTCCACCCTCATCACCGCCGGCTCGCGCCGTTACATGCAGGTCATCCTGCGCGATCTCCGTCCCCGTCTCCGCGCCGAAGAGGCCCTCCGCGGCTCCGAAGCCCGTCTGCGCGAGCTCTTTTCCAACGCCCCCGTCGCCATCATCGAGGAAGACTTCACCGAGCCCGCCCTCTGGCTCGAATCCCTCCGCGCTCAAAACCTCCCCGATCTTTCCGACTACCTTAAAAAACACCCCGACGAACTCGCCGCCCAGTTCTGCCGCATCCGCATCCTCAGCGCCAACCCCGCCGCTCTTCGCGTCGCCGGCACACCCGATCTCGACTCCTACCGCGCCCACCTCAGCGCCACCATCACGCCCTCCGTCCTCGACGCTTTCCGCCTCGAACTCGAAGCCATCTGGGCCGGCCGCACCGAGGTTATCTGCGAACTCACTTTCCGCCGCACCGACGGCTCACTCAACCACGGCGTCATGCACTGGAGCGTTCACACCGCCTCCGGCCGCCCCGACCTTTCCCGCGTCGTCGTCGCAGTCTCTGATCTCACGCCCCTCCGCACCGCCGAGGCCCGCCTCCGCGAAGTCGAGGACCGCTGGGAACTCGCCGTCCGCGGCCTCAACGCCGGCATCTTCGAGCAAAATTACCTCACCGGCGAAACCCACCTCTCTGATCGCTGGAAAGAAATCATCGGCTACCTCCCCGACGAATTTCCCTCCCACCGCGAAGCCTGGCAGGGTCGCGTCCACCCCGATGACCGCGACCGCGTCCTCGCCGCTCTCCATTCGCATCTGCGCCACGAGAAAGACTGCTACGACGTCGACTACCGCATCCGCTGCAAGGACGGCTCCTATAAATGGATCGAGGCCCGCGGCCGCGCCATCTTCGGCCCCGATGGGCAACCCCTCCGCCTCATCGGCGCCCACGCCGACATCAGCGACCGCAAGGCTGCCGAGGCCGCCCTCCGAGACGGCGAGGCCCGCTACCGCCGCCTCTTCGAGGAAAACCCCTGCCCCATGTGGGTGTATGACCTGGAAACGCTCCGCTTCCTCGCCGTCAACCCCGCCGCCGTAAAGCATTATGGATACACCGAGGCCGAGTTCCTCGCGATGACCATCTTCGAGATCCGCCCGCCCGACGAAGTCGAGCGCCTCCGCAAAGCCCTCTCCGAGTGGCGGGGTGGCCAGGCCCTCCCCGGCCTTTGGCTCCACCGCCGCAAGGACGGCAGCCTCATGCTCATGAACGTCACCACTCACGCGCACGAGTTCGCCGGCCGCCCCGCCGTACTCACGCTCGTGGAGGACGTCACCGAACGCCAGGAAGCCGACCAGCGCCTCCGCACGAGCGAAGCCCGCTACCGCGTCCTCTTCGAACAATCCCCCGTCGCCATCATCGAGCAGGATTACAGCGAAGTCGGCGTCTGGCTCGAAGGCCTCCGCACCGCCGGCGTCCCTGACCTCGCCACCTACCTCGACCAGCATCCCGACGAACTCGCCCGGATGCTCACCTCCGTGAAGATCGTGGACACCAACCGCGAAACCCTCCGCATGGTGCGCGCCTCCTCCAAGGAAGAACTCTCCGCTAACATCCACCGCGTCTTCACGCCCGACGCCTACGCCGCACGCAAACAAACCTTCCTCGCCCTCTTTGCCGGCAAATCCGAGGTCGAGGGCGAGGTCACTCTCCTCCGCCTCGACGGTTCCCCCCGCCGCGTCTTTTACCGCTGGTGGATGCCCCCGCTCGAACAAGGCGACACCATCTCCCACACCCAGATCGTCCTCGTCGACCTCACCGATATTCGCACCGCCGAGGCTGAACTCGCCGCCGAGCGCGAACGCCTCCGCGTCACCCTCCGCGCCATGGCGGAAGGCCTCCTCACGACCGATACCGAAGGCGTCGTCCAGTTCATGAACGAGGCCGCCGAACGCATGACGGGCTGGACCGCCGGCTCCGCCATCGGCCGCCACGTCGATGAGATCAGCCGCCTCCGCCACGAGAAAAACCTCACCCACGCCTCCCTCCCGCTCCAGCGCGCCATCGCCGAACACCGCGTCATCGAGTTCCCACTACAGACTGTCCTCACCGGCCGCAACGGCCTCACCTGCCAGGTCGACGGCCGCTGCGCTCCCATGCATGACCTCTCCGGCCGCGCCATCGGCGCCGTCGCCGTCTTCCGCGATGTCACCGAGCGCTCCCGCCTCGAAGCCGAGCTCCTCCGCTCCTCGAAGCTCGAATCCATCGGCATCCTCGCCGGCGGCATCGCCCACGATTTCAACAACATCCTCACCGTCGTCATGGGCAACGTCACCCTCGCCATGCTCGACTCCACCGTGAACGACGCCGTGGGCCGCTGGCTCGAGGAAGCCGAGCGCGGCGTCCTCCGCGCCCGCGACCTCACCCAGCAACTCCTCACGTTCGCCAAAGGCGGCGACCCCGTGCGCAAAACCGTCCGCCTCCCCGAGGTCGTCCGCGAAGCCGCCGAGTTCGGCCTCCACGGCTCGAAGGTCCGCTGCGAATTCGCCATCTCCGAAAACCTCTGGGCCGCCGACGTGGACAAGGGCCAGATCGGCCAGGTCGTCCAGAACCTCGTCATCAACGCCGTCCAGGCCATGCCCGAGGGCGGCGTCGTTCGCGTTTCCATCGCCAACGAAAAGACCGGCCAGCGCGGCGCGCCCGGCCTACTCGCCGATGGCAGCTACCTGCGCCTCTCCATCGCCGACGCCGGCATGGGCATCCGCGCCGATCACCTCGCCCGCATCTTCGATCCCTACTTCACGACCAAGCAGTCCGGCAGCGGCCTCGGCCTCGCCACTGTTTACTCGATCATCCGCAAACATCAGGGCCACGTCGAAGTGGAGTCCGAGCTCGGCAAAGGCACCACCTTCCACATCTGGCTTCCCGCCGCCCCCGAGGCCCACCCCGTCCCGTCGGAAACCGCCAGCCCCATCGTCCCCATGTCCGGCCGCCTCCTCTTCATGGACGACGAGGCCACCATCTGCCTCATGGCAAAAACGCTTCTCACCCGTCTCGGCTTTGTGGTGACGACCACGCCCGACGGCGCCGCCGCCGTAGCCGCCTACAAGGAAGCCAAAGCCTCCGGCGATCCCTTCCGCCTCGTCATCATGGACCTCACCGTCCCCGGCGGCATGGGCGGACTCGAAGCCATGCACGAACTCCTCGCCATCGATCCTCAAGTCACCGCCATCGTCTCCAGCGGCTATTCGAGCGACCCGGTCATGGCCAACTACCGCAAGCACGGCTTCCGCGGCATGGTCCCCAAGCCCTACAAAATCACCGACCTCGCCCGCGCCATCCGCACCGTCCTCGATCAAAAATAA
- a CDS encoding MASE1 domain-containing protein, with protein MFSSPAFLPPERQGALDLPGIFGRVLLAFAGYYVMARVGLAYAIVGGAISPVWPPAGVAVALVWWLGPWVLPGIFLGSWLANMQGAPGPVYSLGIAVAATAGAWVAARLVRRWAAGYDLLQSLPGLVRFGAGAALVATMVAASMGALTMAWSGLLPWSRLGSGWLTWWLGDAMGVIVMSPALLAWRLPIHWAWTRARVIELGALLCGLLLAAMMVFLWGAPQLAGDAPLAFVVYPFVIWAGLRFGAHGAAVATFLLVAISLWGTTQGLGPFGRFSSPQAFWLMQIYITCLATTAHVLAALSAQRRAAEEKLREQAMLLDKATDAIVVRGPDDRVAYWNKSAERLFGFTAAEMIGRDETPLLYKDAAPFHEAKAAVLRDGEWAGELKTRTKTGDERIIFSRCTRLPGAPGAARSVLAINTDITDRKRLESHFLRSQRMESIGTMAGGIAHDLNNVLAPIFMGLPIVRESVTDPEALATIRAMELSAGRGAEVIKQVLLFARGVEGQRAPLHAGRLLRDVEHMIRETFPKSIRIERAWSADLWTLVGDATQLHQVLLNLCVNARDAMPGGGELKLHAANVTLDTNYSSLNPEARSGPHVRIDVVDTGEGIPLDKLERIFEPFFTTKDVGRGTGLGLATSQAIVRNHGGFIHVYSEPGKGSTFRIHLPAQPGASTDEEIARAPLPRGQGQLLLVVDDEEAIRTTLARTLERHGYRAITAKDGAEAVGIYAEQKAEIAAVITDMMMPVMDGPATIIALQRMNPHVKIIGASGHDANGKVAKAAGAGVRHFMPKPYTAETLLKTLREVLGEE; from the coding sequence ATGTTTTCCTCGCCTGCTTTTCTACCCCCTGAGCGCCAAGGGGCGCTCGATCTGCCCGGTATTTTCGGGCGCGTGCTGCTGGCGTTTGCCGGTTACTACGTGATGGCGAGGGTGGGGCTGGCGTATGCGATCGTGGGCGGGGCCATCTCGCCGGTGTGGCCGCCGGCGGGCGTGGCGGTGGCGCTGGTGTGGTGGCTGGGGCCGTGGGTGCTGCCGGGGATTTTTCTGGGATCGTGGCTGGCGAACATGCAAGGCGCGCCGGGGCCGGTGTATTCGCTGGGGATCGCAGTGGCGGCGACAGCCGGCGCGTGGGTGGCGGCGCGGCTGGTGCGGCGTTGGGCGGCGGGCTATGATTTGTTGCAAAGCCTGCCGGGGCTCGTGCGGTTCGGCGCGGGCGCGGCACTGGTGGCGACGATGGTGGCGGCGAGTATGGGCGCGCTGACGATGGCGTGGTCGGGTCTGCTGCCGTGGTCGCGGCTGGGCTCGGGCTGGCTGACGTGGTGGCTGGGCGATGCGATGGGCGTGATCGTGATGAGCCCGGCGTTGCTGGCGTGGCGGCTGCCGATCCACTGGGCGTGGACGCGCGCGCGGGTGATCGAGCTGGGGGCGTTGTTGTGCGGACTGCTGCTGGCGGCGATGATGGTGTTTTTATGGGGCGCACCGCAGCTCGCGGGGGATGCTCCGCTGGCGTTTGTGGTGTATCCGTTCGTGATCTGGGCGGGACTGCGGTTCGGTGCGCACGGGGCGGCAGTGGCGACGTTTTTATTGGTGGCGATTTCGTTGTGGGGAACGACGCAGGGGCTGGGGCCGTTTGGGCGGTTCAGTTCTCCGCAGGCGTTCTGGTTGATGCAGATCTACATCACGTGCCTGGCGACGACGGCGCATGTGCTGGCGGCGTTGTCGGCGCAGCGGCGGGCGGCGGAGGAGAAGTTGCGCGAGCAGGCCATGCTGCTGGACAAGGCGACGGATGCGATCGTGGTGCGCGGGCCGGACGACCGCGTGGCATACTGGAACAAGAGCGCGGAGCGGCTTTTTGGATTCACGGCGGCGGAGATGATCGGGCGCGATGAGACGCCGCTGCTGTACAAGGATGCGGCACCGTTTCATGAGGCGAAGGCGGCGGTGCTGCGCGATGGGGAGTGGGCGGGGGAATTGAAGACGCGCACGAAGACGGGGGATGAGCGGATTATTTTCAGCCGTTGCACGCGGCTCCCGGGAGCGCCGGGGGCGGCGAGGTCGGTGCTGGCGATCAACACGGACATCACGGACCGGAAGCGGCTGGAGTCGCACTTCCTGCGGTCGCAGCGGATGGAGAGCATCGGGACGATGGCGGGCGGGATCGCGCACGATCTGAACAATGTGCTCGCGCCGATCTTCATGGGGCTGCCGATCGTGCGGGAGAGCGTGACCGATCCGGAGGCGCTGGCGACGATCCGGGCGATGGAGCTGAGCGCGGGGCGGGGCGCGGAGGTGATCAAGCAGGTGCTGCTCTTCGCGCGCGGCGTGGAGGGGCAGCGCGCGCCGTTGCACGCGGGGCGGTTGCTCCGCGATGTGGAGCACATGATCAGGGAGACGTTTCCCAAATCGATCCGCATCGAGCGGGCGTGGTCGGCGGATCTGTGGACGCTCGTGGGCGATGCGACGCAGCTTCATCAGGTGTTGCTCAATCTCTGCGTGAATGCGCGCGATGCGATGCCCGGCGGCGGGGAGCTGAAGCTCCACGCGGCGAACGTGACGCTGGACACGAACTACTCATCGCTCAATCCCGAGGCGCGGTCGGGGCCGCATGTGCGGATCGACGTCGTGGATACGGGCGAGGGCATCCCGCTGGACAAGCTGGAACGGATCTTCGAGCCGTTTTTCACGACGAAGGATGTGGGGCGCGGCACAGGGCTGGGGCTGGCGACGAGTCAGGCGATCGTGAGGAATCACGGCGGTTTCATCCATGTGTACAGCGAGCCGGGCAAAGGCTCGACGTTTCGAATTCACCTGCCGGCGCAGCCGGGAGCTTCGACGGACGAAGAGATCGCGCGGGCGCCGCTGCCGCGCGGGCAGGGGCAGTTGCTGCTAGTCGTGGATGACGAGGAGGCGATCCGCACAACGCTGGCGCGCACGCTGGAGCGGCATGGCTACCGGGCGATCACGGCGAAAGACGGGGCGGAGGCGGTGGGGATTTACGCGGAGCAGAAGGCGGAGATCGCGGCGGTGATCACGGACATGATGATGCCGGTGATGGATGGACCGGCGACGATCATCGCGCTGCAACGGATGAACCCGCACGTGAAGATCATCGGCGCGAGCGGGCACGACGCGAACGGGAAGGTGGCGAAGGCGGCGGGCGCGGGTGTGAGGCATTTCATGCCGAAGCCGTACACGGCGGAGACGCTGTTGAAGACGTTGCGCGAAGTGCTCGGGGAGGAGTGA
- a CDS encoding ATP-dependent Clp protease adaptor ClpS, with product MTTTLSATQPQHDTHTELALAGVCRVVVLNDPVNLMSYVVLVFKKVFGFDEQTARKHMLEVHELGRSVVWSGLREKAEAYAFTLHEWHLTAIIEPDEKN from the coding sequence GTGACCACGACTCTATCCGCCACGCAGCCGCAACACGACACGCACACCGAGCTCGCGCTCGCCGGTGTCTGCCGGGTCGTCGTGCTCAACGATCCGGTCAACCTCATGTCCTACGTCGTGCTCGTTTTCAAAAAGGTCTTCGGCTTCGACGAGCAGACCGCGCGCAAGCACATGCTGGAAGTCCACGAACTCGGCCGCTCGGTGGTCTGGAGCGGGCTGCGGGAAAAAGCGGAGGCCTACGCTTTCACGCTTCACGAATGGCACCTGACCGCGATCATCGAGCCGGATGAAAAGAATTGA
- a CDS encoding putative Ig domain-containing protein, whose protein sequence is MGSSEAISPAVASTVTTASRAIYRFETPVVPGKPAVIAARFATPSAAEATIRSARLIELVEGSLSSLRQGDTIQLPLPDNRFVTGRINIVQRESGGQVLVGGQLTGDIKGTFSLGEDESRLGGVIFPTEGKVAYEIETGTDGAAYLLEKNKGSVVCMELPVVVVSRAVVRDAQRGAIAESYVVPDSSTLTTSAAASPEYLLSSRPTATVVAYLDFDGETVTDSYWNGGNAINASASGLSASQITEVWQRVSEDYRPFNIDVTTSRSRYDNAPAGSRMRCIVTQTSSWYGSAGGVAYIGSLSASGSSMSSTIPCWVFADMLGVNARYVSEAISHELGHTLGLSHDGLNDSSGNLYQGYYSGHGSGATSWAPIMGSGYYSSVIQWSNGNYSNNGNSGNNTENDLAIISDSRNRAGYMTDDAAATRATASALRFSSGSTVSTVGTIERSGDVDMYSFTTSGGGVTFTLVAEAGSVSAQADLDASATLTDASGNTLATSNPTGSLYPSISTTLAAGTYYLAITGVGEGSVPGTGYTNYGSLGRYEITGSVVSSAAQPPAITSAASASAVISASFSFQVTASNSPTSYSASGLPSGLSINTSSGLISGTVSSSATAGVYSVNLTATNASGSGTQTLSLTLTNPVPAAPSITSGSTGSVVRGNSFSHQIVASNSPTSYGASGLPSGLSINTSTGLISGTVSTSATVAVYSVSLTATNAGGTGTQTFSLTVTAPLPSAPVISSASSGSAVIGSAFSHQVLASNSPTSYAASGLPSGVSINSSSGLISGTVSTSATAGVSSVTLYATNAGGTGTQTFSLTLTNPLPSAPVISGLAAESTLRGTAFSYQITASNSPTSYNATGLPSGLSINTSSGLISGSVSTSVAAGIYPITLTATNAGGSGTRALSLTVTAPIISVPVITSASSARVVLGVAFNFQIVANNSPTVYAAAGLPTGMSINNLTGAISGSVPVTQATGNYVVTVTVTNAGGSSTQQLTLEVKSAYAAWAQDKQIGDINSVSSADPDGDGMGNLLEYAFDLSPSSPDTVAVTQVTVANVSGTKRMEISFIRPANRPDLVYTVEVSANMQTWTAGHAYGTSVSNGSGLPTQEMERTSLGAAGERIRVRDIGGVGQRFIRVKVNSL, encoded by the coding sequence ATGGGATCGTCTGAGGCGATTTCCCCTGCGGTTGCTTCCACGGTCACGACGGCTTCGCGTGCGATCTACCGTTTTGAAACGCCGGTCGTCCCCGGCAAGCCCGCCGTGATCGCCGCTCGTTTCGCCACGCCATCCGCCGCTGAGGCCACGATCCGCTCGGCCCGCTTGATAGAGTTGGTTGAGGGCAGCCTGTCGTCGCTCCGCCAGGGTGACACGATCCAGCTGCCGTTGCCCGATAATCGTTTCGTCACCGGGCGCATCAATATCGTGCAGCGCGAATCCGGCGGCCAGGTTTTGGTCGGCGGCCAGCTGACCGGCGACATCAAGGGCACGTTCAGCCTCGGTGAAGACGAGAGCCGTCTGGGCGGTGTGATCTTCCCGACTGAGGGCAAGGTTGCTTATGAGATCGAGACCGGCACCGATGGAGCGGCGTATCTTTTGGAAAAGAACAAGGGTTCGGTCGTGTGCATGGAGCTGCCGGTCGTGGTGGTTTCGCGCGCGGTGGTGCGCGACGCGCAGCGCGGGGCGATCGCCGAGAGTTATGTGGTTCCTGATTCCTCGACGCTTACGACATCGGCTGCGGCCTCCCCTGAGTATCTGCTGAGCAGCCGGCCAACGGCCACGGTGGTCGCATATCTCGATTTCGACGGCGAGACCGTCACTGACTCTTACTGGAACGGCGGCAACGCGATCAACGCGTCCGCGAGCGGGCTTTCTGCGTCGCAGATCACCGAGGTGTGGCAGCGCGTGTCGGAAGATTACCGGCCATTCAACATCGACGTGACGACCAGCCGCAGCCGTTACGACAACGCTCCGGCCGGCAGCCGCATGCGCTGCATCGTCACGCAGACCAGCAGCTGGTATGGCTCCGCGGGCGGTGTGGCCTACATCGGTTCTTTGAGCGCATCCGGCAGCAGCATGAGCAGCACGATCCCGTGCTGGGTGTTTGCCGACATGCTGGGGGTCAATGCCCGCTATGTCTCCGAGGCGATCTCGCATGAGCTCGGCCACACGCTCGGTCTCTCGCACGACGGGCTGAACGATTCCTCGGGCAATCTCTATCAAGGTTACTACAGCGGCCATGGCTCCGGTGCCACCAGCTGGGCGCCGATCATGGGCAGCGGTTACTACTCCAGCGTCATTCAGTGGAGCAACGGCAACTACAGCAACAATGGCAATTCCGGTAACAACACCGAGAACGACCTCGCGATCATCTCCGACTCCCGCAACCGCGCGGGCTACATGACCGATGACGCCGCGGCCACGCGCGCCACGGCGAGCGCGCTGCGCTTCAGCAGCGGGTCCACGGTGTCCACGGTCGGAACGATTGAGCGTAGCGGCGATGTGGATATGTACAGCTTCACGACTTCGGGTGGCGGCGTGACGTTCACCTTGGTCGCCGAGGCCGGCAGTGTCAGCGCGCAGGCTGACCTCGACGCCAGCGCGACTCTGACCGATGCCTCGGGCAACACTCTGGCCACCTCCAATCCGACGGGTTCTCTCTATCCCTCGATCTCCACCACGCTCGCCGCCGGTACTTATTATCTGGCGATCACGGGTGTGGGCGAAGGCTCCGTCCCGGGCACGGGCTACACGAACTACGGCAGCCTCGGCCGCTACGAAATCACGGGCAGCGTGGTCTCTTCCGCCGCTCAGCCACCGGCGATCACGAGCGCCGCTTCCGCCAGCGCGGTGATCAGCGCCTCGTTCAGTTTCCAAGTGACCGCCAGCAACTCGCCCACCTCCTACAGCGCGAGCGGACTTCCCTCCGGCCTGAGCATCAACACCAGCAGCGGCCTGATCTCGGGCACGGTTTCCTCCTCGGCCACAGCGGGCGTCTATTCGGTGAATCTCACCGCCACGAATGCCAGCGGCTCCGGCACACAGACGCTCTCGCTCACGCTCACCAATCCCGTCCCGGCCGCTCCGTCCATCACGAGCGGCTCCACCGGATCGGTGGTGCGGGGTAATTCCTTCAGCCACCAGATCGTGGCGAGCAACAGCCCGACTTCTTATGGTGCGAGCGGACTTCCCTCCGGCCTGAGCATCAACACCTCCACCGGCTTGATCTCGGGCACGGTTTCCACGTCGGCCACGGTGGCGGTTTATTCAGTCTCGCTCACGGCGACCAATGCCGGTGGCACCGGCACGCAGACCTTCTCGCTCACGGTAACCGCTCCGCTCCCGTCCGCACCGGTGATTTCGAGCGCGAGCTCGGGCAGCGCGGTGATCGGCTCCGCTTTTAGCCACCAGGTTTTGGCGAGCAACAGCCCGACTTCGTATGCTGCGAGCGGACTGCCTTCCGGCGTGAGCATCAACAGTAGCAGCGGCCTGATCTCGGGCACGGTGTCCACCTCAGCCACGGCGGGTGTTTCTTCGGTGACGCTCTACGCGACCAACGCCGGCGGCACCGGCACGCAGACCTTCTCGCTCACGCTGACGAATCCGTTGCCCTCCGCTCCGGTGATCTCCGGCTTGGCCGCTGAGAGCACTCTGCGCGGCACGGCGTTCAGCTACCAGATCACGGCGAGCAACTCCCCGACCTCGTACAACGCCACCGGACTTCCTTCGGGCCTGAGCATCAACACGAGCAGCGGCCTGATCTCGGGCTCGGTTTCGACTTCGGTCGCGGCGGGTATTTATCCTATCACGCTCACGGCGACCAATGCCGGCGGCTCCGGTACGCGCGCACTTTCGCTCACGGTGACGGCTCCGATCATCTCGGTCCCTGTGATCACCAGCGCTTCCTCGGCGCGCGTGGTTTTGGGCGTCGCCTTTAATTTCCAGATCGTGGCGAACAATTCGCCCACGGTGTACGCGGCCGCCGGCCTGCCGACGGGCATGAGCATCAATAATCTCACGGGTGCCATCTCGGGCTCGGTCCCTGTCACTCAGGCGACGGGCAACTACGTCGTCACCGTCACGGTGACCAACGCGGGAGGCAGCAGCACGCAGCAGCTCACGCTCGAAGTGAAATCCGCGTACGCCGCCTGGGCTCAGGACAAACAGATCGGCGACATCAACAGCGTCAGCTCTGCCGATCCCGATGGCGACGGCATGGGCAACCTGCTTGAGTACGCTTTCGATCTTTCGCCTTCTTCGCCTGACACCGTCGCAGTGACTCAAGTCACCGTGGCCAACGTCAGCGGCACGAAACGCATGGAGATCTCCTTCATCCGTCCCGCCAACCGCCCCGACCTGGTCTATACCGTGGAAGTTTCCGCCAATATGCAGACGTGGACGGCTGGCCATGCTTACGGCACGAGCGTCTCAAACGGCTCTGGACTGCCCACGCAGGAAATGGAACGCACCTCGCTCGGCGCCGCAGGCGAACGCATCCGGGTGCGCGACATCGGCGGCGTCGGCCAGCGCTTCATCCGCGTGAAGGTGAACTCACTCTAA